Proteins from a genomic interval of Henckelia pumila isolate YLH828 unplaced genomic scaffold, ASM3356847v2 CTG_170, whole genome shotgun sequence:
- the LOC140870677 gene encoding uncharacterized protein: MWRFKPFAHKEQTGLEGRIIDIGSFKVQVRNVIAEGGFSSVYSARDAVHGSKPFALKHIICNDEESLELAMKEISVMKSLKEHPNVVTLCAHAVFDMGRTKEILLLMEYCEKSLVNVLENRGAGFFEEKQVLTIFRDVCNAVFAMHCHSPPIAHRDLKAENLLLGSDGLWKLCDFGSTSTNHKRFEKPEEMGIEEDNIRKYTTPAYRAPEMWDLFRRELINEKVDIWALGCLLFRICYFKLAFDGESKLQILNGNYRIPDLPKYNSSLTDLIRDMLQSSPNDRPDITQVWFRVNSLLPEGSQKSLPDGPPDMLQQTTDVLAGMSKPANKSNPMPRRSPPPPPSAGARNASLVPNNLRTGESAGPFGAFWTSEHAKDSVTNEDESRPKYDEDVTNHTSSGHDKICPEKHPASYSTPSKEQNFHSSTVQKNTPGRSADRPRFENSPFQDDLNQSTERLRPVKPEGTPTFQNDAFNAFAAEFGSNKKSLGTDGQRSEKEEFLEAELKKVREQLAHANTEKAEITYKYEKLSAICRSQRQEIQDLKQALAARTPSPSKDQPRNQSSTTPPNEKIEGTVWELQEGLFDRNSLSPDPQQWQAFSDDSRTQTLPPSNTPKSVRTRNGQQSKKAMEPSSGSNAWGFGSENFKADPSDSSKINLPIGGLSKSQRFGESKSIENKLDPQPAGWAGF, translated from the exons ATGTGGAGATTCAAGCCCTTTGCGCATAAAGAACAAACTGGGCTGGAAGGTCGCATCATTGACATTGGCAGTTTCAAAGTTCAGGTTCGTAATGTCATCGCTGAAGGTGGATTTTCATCTGTCTACTCAGCTAGAGATGCAGTACATGGTTCCAAGCCATTTGCCTTAAAGCACATTATATGCAATGATGAAGAGTCACTAGAGCTGgcgatgaaagagatatcagtCATGAAATCACTCAAAGAGCATCCCAATGTTGTCACTCTTTGTGCGCATGCTGTTTTTGATATGGGACGTACCAAGGAGATCCTCCTTCTCATGGAATATTGTGAGAAATCTCTGGTTAATGTGCTTGAAAACAGGGGGGCTGGGTTCTTTGAGGAAAAACAGGTTCTAACAATTTTCCGGGATGTGTGCAATGCTGTCTTTGCAATGCACTGCCACAGTCCACCTATTGCACACCG AGACTTGAAGGCCGAGAATCTGTTGCTGGGGTCTGATGGATTGTGGAAGTTGTGTGATTTTGGTAGCACTTCCACAAATCATAAACGCTTCGAGAAACCTGAGGAAATGGGTATCGAGGAAGATAATATTAGGAAATACACAACACCAGCATATAGAGCTCCTGAG ATGTGGGATCTTTTTCGCAGAGAACTTATAAATGAGAAAGTAGATATATGG GCACTTGGATGTCTCCTTTTTCGCATATGTTATTTCAAGTTAGCATTCGATGGTGAATCAAAGCTCCAAATTTTGAATGGGAACTATCGCATCCCAGATTTACCCAAGTACAACTCATCACTGACAGACCTTATAAGAGACATGCTTCAATCTTCCCCCAATGATAGACCGGATATCACGCAG GTCTGGTTCCGTGTTAATAGCCTTTTACCGGAAGGGTCACAGAAATCACTACCTGACGGACCTCCAGACATGTTGCAACAGACTACTGACGTTCTTGCAG GCATGTCAAAGCCTGCAAACAAGTCCAATCCAATGCCTCGTAGAAGTCCACCTCCTCCTCCCTCAGCTGGAGCACGAAACGCATCATTAGTTCCAAATAATCTCAGAACAGGCGAAAGTGCAGGCCCTTTTGGTGCTTTCTGGACCTCTGAACATGCAAAAGATTCAGTGACGAACGAGGACGAGAGCCGACCTAAATATGATGAAGACGTAACCAATCATACATCATCTGGACATGACAAGATCTGTCCCGAAAAGCATCCAGCTTCCTATTCAACCCCATCTAAGGAGCAAAATTTTCATTCTTCTACAGTCCAAAAGAACACACCAGGTAGATCAGCAGATAGACCAAGATTTGAAAATTCACCATTTCAGGATGATTTGAACCAAAGTACCGAAAGATTAAGACCCGTAAAACCAGAGGGCACACCCACCTTTCAAAATGATGCATTCAATGCTTTTGCGGCAGAATTTGGCAGTAACAAGAAAAGTCTTGGCACTGATGGTCAGAGATCGGAAAAGGAGGAGTTCTTGGAGGCAGAGCTCAAAAAAGTGAGAGAGCAGCTTGCACATGCCAATACAGAAAAGGCAGAAATAACCTATAAATACGAGAAGCTCTCTGCAATTTGTCGGTCGCAGCGTCAAGAAATACAGGATCTTAAGCAAGCTCTGGCTGCAAGAACTCCATCACCGAGTAAAGACCAGCCCAGAAACCAATCATCCACTACTCCACCT AATGAGAAGATTGAAGGAACGGTTTGGGAATTGCAAGAAGGTTTATTTGACCGAAACTCTTTGAGCCCGGACCCTCAACAGTGGCAGGCTTTCTCTGATGATTCCAGAACACAGACGTTGCCTCCTAGCAACACTCCTAAATCTGTTAGAACAAGAAACGGCCAGCAGAGTAAGAAGGCCATGGAGCCATCTTCTGGTTCCAATGCTTGGGGATTTGGATCCGAGAATTTTAAGGCGGATCCTTCAGATTCCTCAAAGATAAATCTACCCATCGGTGGATTGAGCAAGTCTCAACGATTTGGTGAGTCGAAGAGCATCGAAAATAAGTTGGATCCCCAACCTGCTGGGTGGGCTGGTTTCTAG
- the LOC140870683 gene encoding uncharacterized protein — MRFGRRCKLNPRYIGPFEILERIGTLAYRLALPPSLAAVHNVFHVSMLQRYVSNSSHVLDFEPIELTPELAFEERSARVLAREEIRLRTRSIQIVKVQWLNHSEEEATWETEADMRARYPELFGGRIFILLVALKLAVFGISETWFARAVKGLVQSEA, encoded by the exons ATGCGTTTTGGTAGGAGATGCAAACTCAACCCGAGGTATATCGGTCCGTTCGAGATTTTGGAGAGgattggcacgttggcctaccgtttggcaCTACCACCGAGCCTTGCGGCAGTTCACAACGTGTTTCATGTATCTATGCTTCAGAGGTATGTCTCTAATTCGTCgcatgttttggatttcgagcctATAGAGCTGACGCCAGagctagcatttgaggagaggtcCGCTCGAGTCTTAGCTCGTGAGGAAATAAGGCTTAGGACGCGGTCTATTCAGATtgtcaaagtccagtggctgaatcattccgaggaggaagctacATGGGAGACCGAGGCCGACATGAGGGCTCGTTACCCGGAATTATTTG GAGGCCGAATCTTTATTCTTCTCGTTGCTCTCAAGTTGGCAGTTTTCGGGATTTCCGAAACATGGTTTGCTAGGGCTGTGAAGGGATTGGTTCAAAGCGAGGCATGA